The genomic interval TCTAGTTTTGGTCTCAGGAGATTCTTTGCGGGAACCTCCAATCCTTAacagtggtggtgtgtgtgtgcagggccgtagcaccaaatcctgggcccctatactcTAGATACTGATGGACCCCCCTGCGctcagttgttgacgggggggggggggggggtatggagcgattgttaacgggggggggggggggagtatggagcgattgttggcggggggggggggggagacgtggccggtggataattctttttttttttcttttttttttcaggggccccccctctgccttgggccaccccacaactgtcccctttgtccccgcagtccgacggccctgtgtgtgtgtgtgtgtgtgtgtgtgtgtgtgtgtgtgtgtgtgtgtgtgtgtgtgtgtgtgtgtgtgcctgctgcAGGGGCCTTTGCATAaatgcgttggtgtgtgttctgtctgtgAAATGCGTTTTAATCCAAAGGGGAGCATCTATCACCCGGACTACACATCCGAGAAGGGTGTTTGCTGATGAGTGGGAGTAGCGAGGGGCGGGAGGGGGTCGATGTCCACAggggacacgcacacgcacgcacacacgcacacacacacgcacacacacacgcacacagaccaaGCCACGCTTCTAGACTCTATGTACTCAATTTGAAAATCCCATAACCCGATATATACCCGGTATATTCACAGACATGGGTGGAAACGCCGTTTTCAAGTTGGAAAACCCACCACAAGTTCCTTCAGTAACGAACAGATGTGTATCTGCATGTCTTTATTGCCCCATGCATCGGGGAAGAGCTTGACCATGAgccactcactgactcacttctctctcactccccccctcccttattcactccctccctcgtttgctccctcccccccccccccccccccccagcgaggGGAGGACAGACGCTCCTCTCTTCGTGCTGAACCTGGTTATCGTCCCATGGTGATGTGATCAGTGTGGCCCACAGCCGTTAAGCTGTTGCATCGCTTCCTGGACGGCCTTTCCCTGCGTCTTTATGATTTATTAGGATTTAATATTTGTTTGCTCCCTCGCTGatataataaaacacacactcgGAACTGAAACAATTGAACTTCCAtactcctctctctgcctctctctatatctctggctgctctctctctctgtggttgttGTCCCTCAGCAAtatgttttacattattaccACAATCATCGACTTTGTGTTTGCATGACGCCGTTCATCCAGACTCTCGGCTCACAGGCCAATAAACAAGGTGTTCATAAGGCAAATGTTTCAGTACAAGACTTAAAACGAAACAACATGACAAAAACAAGGAGGCACAGTGGTATGAAACGGCCGACGGACCCGATCACAACAGGGAGCCTGTTTCACCGTTAAGGTTGAGTTTAGGGTAAACGGACCACATTTATACAGAGCTTTTCTAACCAGCCGCCCctaaaagcgctttacaatattgctgATAATTCAAGGAgatctctgagtgtgtgtgggatggcCGGTTCAACCTGCAGGCTGATGACTGAAGGTGCAACAGGTGTGCCGCCTccaccagccccagagtccatcAGTGGGCCTTAGGGCAGGTAAGACACAACCCTCAATAACTATTCACTTTGgagtgtatttatatattcGATTTTTAAACATTCatgtatctgaaaaaataattAGTCAGAGGAAGTACTGGGCTAAACTTTAATAAAGTATTCAAatataatatgttaaaatattgcattttgattaatatttaaatattattcaAAATGTAATATCTACATATCCATATTTTATTGAACTTGTCTTGTCCGTGTATTTACGACCTTCTGTAATCCTTTGTCTCTCCGCCCCACGAGGATCTAAAGATAAACTTTCTCAAAATCAAAAATAGAAATTTAATCCAATAAGAGCTAAAGATTTACCCACAACCCCCCATTCTCTAAAGCCCACGTCCTCATTTGCAGCCGTGAGCAATGTCCGCTGCGTGAGCGGCTCTCGCGCCAGAGCACATAACCGGCGCGCGGCATCAGGCAGGTTAATGATTGACAGGTCAGCTGAGCCTCGGACACTATAAAAAGGCTCGGCTCGCTTTCAAACTGTCCCCACTGCAGAAATCGTAAGTATggctctttttctctccttaTTTCAGCCCTGTGAGATCCAaagtgttgcgttgtgtttgAATATTCGCTGTTCGCTGTGAATCTCTTTGGTTTTGAATTAGTTTGCAAGTATTCCAAGTCCAGGGGTAATAAGATGGATTTGTATCTAAAGGGTATCTTCTGCTTATAAATGAACACAAACTACGTTTGTGTTCATTTATAATTTTCGAGAcacaaaaattataaataagttGTAACCTCTgctaataaaataaatcaaaccacgttgttggaatttataatttcctgcacacaaaaaaataacgttGTCGTTTTGCGTCACAGTCGGCCCCAGTAGAGTTTTCAACGTACATTTTTCTATACAAATGtcaataaaattattattaataataaaataaataaatatatatccaacagcatatagatagatattttttattcattatttcattcattatttattgaagtttaaaaagaaaaatgtacGTTGAAAAACTCGACATTTAGGGACGACTGTGACGCAAGACGTCAAAAAAAGACGAAAAAACCGGACCTGCCACACCCTGGCCCCCGGCTCCGGGGCTGCTGCTGGACGCTACTTGCTTTGGTCGCTACTAGTCTGACCAGAGAAGAATCGCACCTCTCTGGGTTCTAGTCTGGGTTTAGCGGGGCTCACCCATCCCCAGATAGACCCCTGaatcccaaccctccccccccctgctgtgccCAGGTGATGGAGATGCCTGGAAGCTTCGCGATCCTGGCCGTGCTGCTGGCCATGGCGCTCGCCGCGCCCCACGACGGCGACCACATGGGCCACACGCCCGAGCACttccaccacctgcaccacgcCCCCGAGGAGGTGCACAGCCACACGGGCAACGAGAGCATCCTCAAGCTGTCCCCGCCCAACGCCAACTTCGCCTTCGCCCTCTACAAGCGCCTGAGTGCCAAGGCGGCCGCCTCCAAGAACATCTTCTACTCCCCTCTGGGGATCTCCACCGCCCTGTCCATGCTGGCAGCCGGAGCGGCCGGAGACACCCACAGCCAGCTCTTCAGCACGCTGGGCTACAGCGGCGAGCAACTCACCCAGGCACAGGTGGACGAGTCCTACGAGCACCTGATCCACGTTCTGGGCCACAACCAGAAGATCCAGCAGCTGGAGCTCGGCAACGCGCTGGCCGTGCGCAAAGAGTTCAAGCCGATGGTGAAGTTCGTGTCGGACATCAAGCACTACTTCGCGGGAGAGACCTTCGAGGTGGACTTCTCCAACGCGGCCGACGCCGTGGCCAAGATCAACGAGTACATCGCCGCCAAGACCGCGGACAAGATCAAGGACCAGGTGAAGGAGCTGGACCCCGACACGGCCATGGTGCTCATCAACTACGTCTTCTTCAGAGGTAGGGATGGTCTGTTGTGGGTCATGGAAGCCGGTGGTCAGAGTCGCTATGACGACTCAATCAATTCAAATGAAAcgttatatactgtatgtagcCCCTTTCGTGCAAAATTGCAATACCAGgttcttaaaaataaaatggataAGAGAATGCTGACCTAAATAGGTATGCTTTAAGGTTTCTTTTTAAGGCGTTCATAGATTGTGAGGTCCTCAGATAGAGAAACTTGACACAGGGTAGAGAGCACCAGTGTCTCTAGTCAGCAGTCCATTTGTGTCTATTGAAACACCTTCCACCACTGCACTCTGAACGGGCCGGCCTACACCCTGGCCTACCGTAACCTAGCAACCCCAGTCTCCCTTCCTAATTCTAACGTCTTCTCCACCTCTCAACCCAGGAACCTGGGACAAGACCTTCGACCCCGCCCACACCTCCAAGAAGGACTTCCAGGTGGACGCCACCAccaaggtggaggtggacatgATGAAGAGGACGGGCCGCTACGAGTTCTATCAGGACCAGGACAACCACACCACCGTCATCATGCTGCCCTACCAGGGAGACACCTCCATGATGATCGTGCTGCCTGACGAGGGCAAGATGCAGGAAGTGGAGAGCTACATCTCCAGCGACTACATCAAGCACTGGCACGACTCCCTCTTCAGAAGGTAGCCCAAACCTAGCCTTACTTAACTTTGTGTTACCCAACTCCTAAAGTGCCATTGACCCTATTTTTTTGGTACGACGACTATCCAACTGATCAGAGTGGTGGATCCTCCTCCAGGTGTTTCTAAAGTGAAAGTCCCCATCTTGCACGCTTTAAACCACTAAAGCGTTGTATGCTCTTAAAGGGCAAGTGACCCATTTCCTGGTACAGCGATTGTACATAATCGATCGATCCCACGACTCCCACCTGATGACAGAGGGATGGGCGTCGGTAAAGGAGAGGTTCCCAACTCTTGGGCCAGTTTGCTAACCCCTTCACTGACCCCCCCTGACCCTCCTGCTCCCTGTGGCGGCCTCTCTCTGGCAGCTCGGTGGATCTGTCCCTGCCCAAGTTCTCCATCTCGACGGAGACCTCTCTGGGAGACGTGCTGAAGGAGATGGGCGTCACCAAAGCCTTCGCCGACGACGCCGACTTCTCCGGCATGTTCGACGAGACCAGGGTCAAAGTCTCTAAGGTAAGGCGGGCCCCTCGCTGGAGGTCAAGGGAACCAGACTAAGAGCCGACTGATCAGCGGCAGGACCGGGTCCGGGTGTTTAGAAAGTAAAAGCCCCCCTGCAGCAGCACgcgtcacacagacacagcccaTGGCCCAGGAGCCTGACATCCTTAACATTGAGTTACTATCatcttattgttattattaaacaTTATACGGGACGCGTCATAAACCCTCGTCTTTCTTCTGGGATATGTAGGTGTCCCATAAGGCGGTGCTGAGCGTGGACGAGAAGGGTACGGAGGCGGCGGCCTCCACCACCATCGAGATCATGCCCATGAGCCTCCCCGATACCATGGAGCTCAACCGGCCCTTCCTGGTCCTCATCGTGGAGAGCTCCACCAAGAGCATCCTGTTTATGGGGCGCATCAGCGACCCCACCGCCGCCTGAGGAGAGCCGCCCACGCCGGGGAGCCTGACGCCACCCAGAAGATACCCCCGTAGTTAGTCAGCTGTTCGTTCACTGCTAGCTGTTAGCTTACGGCTAGCTATCTGTTGGCACCCATTTACTGCCGTAAATCTATAGatacatgggtttagaggacTTTGTATGTTAGTAGGACTTTGCgtgtgagagtgtatgtgtgtgtgtgaatgtctgtgtgtgtatgaatgtgtgtttgtctacatCATTTTGGGATTGTGTTTAGCCTACCTCTGAATGGTTGATCACCGCTAGCGAGACCTTCTTAGAAGAGcccagggtggtggaggagtgaggaggcgTGAGGAGGGCGAAGCACGCCTCACGCTCACTGTGTATCCCTCCGCGGCCCAATCAGAGCCAGGTCCGTGTTTCTGATCCGTTTTCTTTTACCATCGCTGTAAAATTAAAGTTTGGGAAAAACCGAAGCCTTGTGTAAGGAGTTTATATTTTCTTCAGTATGTGGTGTTTATTTCGAAGGACAGATTGATAGATTAAACAATGATCCAGATATAGCAAAGGAAAAGTTTTATTGGGATTAAAGACTTTATTGATTAATGAAGTATTAATCGTTATAGATgcttaacacaaaaaaaaacacaaagctaTAGCCAGTTTGGTGAAAtataacattttctttttgatcaaaaaatgttttcgaactttttttttgtaaggTCGGCTAGTTCCTCACCAATCACCAATCAGCTCCCAGGTTTGACCTGGTGGCCATCAGCCTCAGATGAGTCATCAACCTTTGATCTGTCAATAAACCAGTGGATCCTGGGGGCCACAGACCCTCTGTCTCCTCAATCGGCCCCTCTGTTTACACACGTATCCGTTCAGTCAATGGTATCAGAGTCCGAAAGCCGCAAGCACAGActagagaccagagacctggGTTAGATGTTCAGGCTCAGCACTTTTACTGATAGTTGTGTCAGTTACGGAATGGCCATCAGTAAATTGCTTCAAATATTATAGCATTGTATAAGATATGAGGGCTTAAGATATATTCACTGCTTCCAGACGTTTCTGATcgaattataaattatatcagTCACTCACTGATTGCCTAATCTTTCATTCTCCTTGTAtccctcctctctatctctctctctgtctctctctctctcgctatcactcgctctctctctctctctctctctctgtctctctctctcgctatcactcgctctctcgctctctctcgctatcactcgctctctctctctctctctgtctctctctctctctctctctctctctctctctctctctctccctctctctctcactctctctaattacattctctctcccctctttctgcactctctctctccagggcgcCATCTTCTGTTTTGTTATATtattccccctcccttcccaacCTCTATTTCCTCACCAACCCCAAGATGTGCATCCCCGTGCTCTTCTCTGTAAACTCTACGAGGAGGTTTCTGTTGGCCAGGGGTCTGCCTCCTAGAGGGTTagatcaggagagagagagagagagagagagagagagagagagagagagagagagagagagagagagagagagagagagagagagagagagagagagagagagagagagagagagacacagagagacagacagacagacagacagacagacagacagacagacagacagacagacagacagacagacagacagagatagggttagaacaga from Gadus macrocephalus chromosome 21, ASM3116895v1 carries:
- the LOC132450150 gene encoding alpha-1-antitrypsin homolog, with the translated sequence MEMPGSFAILAVLLAMALAAPHDGDHMGHTPEHFHHLHHAPEEVHSHTGNESILKLSPPNANFAFALYKRLSAKAAASKNIFYSPLGISTALSMLAAGAAGDTHSQLFSTLGYSGEQLTQAQVDESYEHLIHVLGHNQKIQQLELGNALAVRKEFKPMVKFVSDIKHYFAGETFEVDFSNAADAVAKINEYIAAKTADKIKDQVKELDPDTAMVLINYVFFRGTWDKTFDPAHTSKKDFQVDATTKVEVDMMKRTGRYEFYQDQDNHTTVIMLPYQGDTSMMIVLPDEGKMQEVESYISSDYIKHWHDSLFRSSVDLSLPKFSISTETSLGDVLKEMGVTKAFADDADFSGMFDETRVKVSKVSHKAVLSVDEKGTEAAASTTIEIMPMSLPDTMELNRPFLVLIVESSTKSILFMGRISDPTAA